The genome window TGCGACTCGCGGCCCGTTTCAGTCTGGCGGGGCTGCCGGGGGGCACTCTGGCGGGACTGATCACCCTGCTGTCCGGGACTGCCCTGACGCATCCTCTTCTGGCCCTGCTGCTGGCGGCCGGGCTTGGAAGCAATGGCTATGCGCTGCTCCGTCAGGCGCCGATGCTGCGACCCGCCCGAAGGCCGCCGACACCCTCCCGCGCCTGTCTGCCGCTTGATATGACCGCAACCCTGCCCGCCCTGATTCTGCTGCTGACCTGCATCCTGCTGGGGCTTGGCAATGGGCCATCCCGCTGGTTCGCCTCTGCTGCCGCTGCGGTGACACAATGAGTAGTCTGGACTCCCTGTTGCAGGGCGCCGACACCGAGGCCACCCACCATGATGCCGCCACCCATACCGTGGCACGGAGGCTACTGACCGCCCCGCTCTGGCAGGAACTTGCAGCCAGCCCCCAGGCCGGGTTGCTGGCGCTCTGGGCCGATCAGGCGCGCTGCCATGCCTTGTATCGCACCGCGCATGGCATCCTGCCGGTGGCAACCCCGATCGAAGGGGGGCGCTTCCCCGCGCTTTCCCCCTTCCGTCCCGCCGCGGCATGGCAGGAGCGGGCCATCCGCGATTTGTGGGGCTATGAGGCCGAGCACGGCGTGGATAGCCGCCCATGGCTCGATCACGGCAGATGGCCGATGAGTGCCCCGCTTTCCGCCCGGCCCGGACCGCCTTTGCCACCGCCCGAGCAGGCGGAGTGGCGGATGGCCTCGCCCTTTGCCTCCTCCTTTGTATCGCCCCGGCCCGATATCACGCTGCACGAGCGCAGCATTGGGCCTGTGCATCCATTGATGCGGGAGCCGGCACAGTTGCGCCTGCATCTGCATGGCACCATCATCCGGCAGGCGGAATGGCGGCTTGGCTATACTCATCGCGGTATCCCGTGGCTGATGCGCGGGAAACCCCTGCGGGACGCGATCAGGATCGCAGCCCGGATCACCGGCGATGCAGCGCTCGCCCACGGTCTGGCCTTCGCCCGTGCCGCCGAGGCCGCCTTGCGGCTGGAGCCGCCTCCCCGCGCCCTGCTGCTGCGTGGCCTGATGAATGAGCTGGAACGCTGTACCGTCCATCTGTATGTCCTCGCCACCACGGCCAGCGCCGCCGGCGCCGACACCTATGCCGCGAAACTGTCCACATGGCGGGAGCGTCTGTTGCGCGCCATTCAGGATGCGTTTGGCAACCGCATGATGATCGACCAGCTTATTCCTGGCGGGGTGCTGACCGATCTTCTGGACGGCACCGCACTGGAAACAGTCTTGCAGGCCCTCGGCCGGACCATGCCGGAGCTGATCGAACGCTATGAAACGGCTGCCAGCCTGAGTGGGCATGGATTCTGCGCCCGTCTCCGTGGCTGTGCTGTCCTGTCCGGATCGGATGCTGTTTCCCTCGCCGTACCTGGCCCCGCCGGACGCGCATCGGGCCGGCCCCATGATCTGCGCACCACCTGGCAACAGGCTCCGCATGGCACGGTGCACAGGCTGGTGCTGGCAAATGGCGACGCGGATGCCAGAATGCGGGTCCGTCTGGCCGAAATTCAGGAGAGCCTGCGGCTGGCACTGCTGTTTCTGGATTCCCTGCCGGTCGGACCGATTGCCAATCCCATGCCGATCGGCACAGGCAATGCCAGCGGAGAAGGTTATGGCGGGGTGGAATCGGCCCGTGGCGCATGCTGGCACTGGCTGCGCATCGAGGGCGGAATGGTGGTCTCCGCCCATGCGGCCGATCCATCATGGCGGCTGATTCCCGCTATTGAGGCCGCTCTGCCCGGCACGGACATTGATCTGCTGGGAGTGGCGCTGGCCTCTTTCGCGCTCTCGCCCGCCGGGGCTGATCTGTGAGACACTCATGAGATGGTTTCCGTCCCTTCAGGCTTCCCATCCCGGGCTGTGGGATGATGCCGCCAGCCAGCCGCATGCGGAAACCGTCGCCGCACTGATCGCCCGGCGCAGAAGCAGCGCACGGCCAAGGCTGGGACAGGCCCTGTCCATCCTGCATGCAGAGAGCGGCGGAGGCAGCGCCTGCCTGCTTG of Granulibacter bethesdensis contains these proteins:
- a CDS encoding nickel-dependent hydrogenase large subunit codes for the protein MSSLDSLLQGADTEATHHDAATHTVARRLLTAPLWQELAASPQAGLLALWADQARCHALYRTAHGILPVATPIEGGRFPALSPFRPAAAWQERAIRDLWGYEAEHGVDSRPWLDHGRWPMSAPLSARPGPPLPPPEQAEWRMASPFASSFVSPRPDITLHERSIGPVHPLMREPAQLRLHLHGTIIRQAEWRLGYTHRGIPWLMRGKPLRDAIRIAARITGDAALAHGLAFARAAEAALRLEPPPRALLLRGLMNELERCTVHLYVLATTASAAGADTYAAKLSTWRERLLRAIQDAFGNRMMIDQLIPGGVLTDLLDGTALETVLQALGRTMPELIERYETAASLSGHGFCARLRGCAVLSGSDAVSLAVPGPAGRASGRPHDLRTTWQQAPHGTVHRLVLANGDADARMRVRLAEIQESLRLALLFLDSLPVGPIANPMPIGTGNASGEGYGGVESARGACWHWLRIEGGMVVSAHAADPSWRLIPAIEAALPGTDIDLLGVALASFALSPAGADL